The following coding sequences lie in one Deltaproteobacteria bacterium genomic window:
- a CDS encoding lamin tail domain-containing protein has translation MTRAIPYSAFLSLPLLVAACASGDQGRTTAGGLDDSAGSSSSDGGSAAASGDSDAGTVDSSGAAATDTTAPGTDDTATDTSASASAEGSGSEGSSSGGGADDDTIYEIQDGTLATGTDVDVRGVVVTGVSGNAFFVQEPAGGEYSGVYVYVGEVPSVSVGDEVDILGVTAEFDDLTEIDASGGSVTATGTTGVELTPDLVDAAQLGEPWEAVLVRVEDEPLVVVALSGQEFAVEAGGVEVTIDDFLYSAPADDLSFPSFWFDAGFTAIQGPLNFFDGEFKIAPRSAADLEGYIEATDAPFGVDDLLPGDLIVTEVMANPTCPLDTCEWIEVFNNTDADINLQGLRIQDDATNEGIVDDIAVVGPSSYAVIASHDMTTWPYAVAADGYFGTLPSLTNTGNTVVLLNAFDVLDEMAAWGSAPTGRSWSLDPFALDPADNDLVGNWCFSADALVDANVGGEYGTPGAANGFACD, from the coding sequence GTGACGCGCGCGATCCCGTACTCCGCATTCCTCTCCCTCCCCCTCCTCGTGGCCGCTTGCGCCAGTGGCGACCAGGGGCGCACGACGGCCGGCGGCCTCGACGACTCGGCGGGCTCGTCGAGCAGCGACGGCGGATCCGCCGCGGCCAGCGGTGACTCCGACGCAGGCACGGTCGACAGCAGCGGCGCTGCGGCAACCGACACCACCGCGCCGGGCACCGACGACACCGCGACCGACACCTCGGCCTCGGCGAGTGCCGAGGGCTCGGGCAGCGAGGGCAGCTCGAGCGGCGGCGGGGCCGACGACGACACCATCTACGAGATCCAGGACGGTACGCTGGCGACCGGCACCGACGTCGACGTGCGCGGGGTCGTGGTGACCGGCGTGTCGGGCAACGCGTTCTTCGTGCAGGAGCCCGCGGGCGGCGAGTACAGCGGCGTCTACGTCTACGTGGGTGAGGTCCCGAGCGTGTCGGTGGGCGACGAGGTCGACATCCTCGGCGTCACCGCCGAGTTCGACGATCTCACGGAGATCGACGCCAGTGGCGGCAGTGTGACGGCGACCGGCACCACCGGCGTCGAGCTGACGCCGGACCTCGTCGACGCGGCCCAGCTGGGCGAGCCGTGGGAGGCCGTGCTCGTGCGGGTCGAGGACGAGCCGCTGGTGGTCGTCGCGCTGTCGGGGCAGGAGTTCGCCGTCGAAGCGGGCGGCGTCGAGGTCACCATCGACGACTTCCTCTACAGCGCGCCCGCCGACGATCTGTCGTTCCCGTCGTTCTGGTTCGACGCGGGCTTCACGGCGATCCAGGGCCCGCTCAACTTCTTCGACGGCGAGTTCAAGATCGCCCCACGCTCCGCCGCCGATCTCGAGGGCTACATCGAGGCCACCGATGCGCCCTTCGGCGTCGACGACCTGCTGCCGGGCGACCTCATCGTCACCGAGGTGATGGCCAACCCGACCTGCCCGCTCGACACCTGCGAGTGGATCGAGGTCTTCAACAACACCGACGCGGACATCAATCTCCAAGGCCTGCGGATCCAGGACGACGCCACCAACGAGGGCATCGTCGACGACATCGCGGTGGTCGGCCCTTCGTCGTACGCGGTGATCGCCTCGCACGACATGACGACGTGGCCGTACGCGGTCGCGGCGGACGGCTACTTCGGCACCTTGCCGTCGCTGACCAACACCGGCAACACCGTGGTGCTGCTCAACGCCTTCGACGTGCTCGACGAGATGGCCGCGTGGGGCAGCGCGCCGACCGGGCGCTCGTGGAGCCTCGACCCGTTCGCGCTCGACCCGGCCGACAACGACCTGGTCGGCAACTGGTGCTTCTCCGCCGACGCCCTGGTCGACGCCAACGTCGGCGGTGAGTACGGCACGCCGGGCGCCGCCAATGGCTTCGCCTGCGACTAG
- a CDS encoding ABC transporter ATP-binding protein yields the protein MQQVECRQIRHSYDGVRDAVTGLDLTIKRGEVLALIGPNGAGKSTTLRILATLQRPDAGSVHWDGQDAWAQRLEIRRRVGFLGDGTALYPTMTAAGYLRFFAECYGQADDVATKRVAELLAMFDLASKANARIGEMSKGMRQRLAIARAMIHDPELLLLDEPADGLDPLARRQLRDILRAVADRGVGIVVSSHILRELDGFVDSVALIQKGKLEVHGSVDDVIAKYEVGRRLHEVHVTRGLQTAIEVLRKHEGLVERIEPLHKGEPQPDPKTADRGLLKVRIHGSEERAAHLLRELVLADVEVIALAKVRSDLEDVYQSMGRDEVS from the coding sequence ATGCAACAGGTCGAATGCCGCCAGATCCGCCACTCCTACGACGGTGTCCGCGACGCCGTCACCGGGCTCGATCTCACCATCAAGCGTGGTGAGGTGCTCGCACTCATCGGCCCCAACGGCGCCGGCAAGAGCACCACGTTGCGCATCCTCGCGACGCTGCAGCGGCCCGATGCCGGCAGTGTGCACTGGGACGGCCAGGACGCGTGGGCGCAGCGGCTCGAGATCCGCCGGCGCGTCGGCTTCCTGGGCGACGGCACGGCGCTGTACCCGACGATGACCGCCGCGGGGTACCTGCGCTTCTTCGCCGAGTGCTACGGCCAGGCCGACGATGTCGCGACCAAGCGCGTGGCCGAGCTGCTCGCGATGTTCGATCTCGCGAGCAAGGCCAACGCGCGCATCGGCGAGATGAGCAAGGGCATGCGGCAGCGCCTCGCGATCGCCCGCGCGATGATCCACGACCCCGAGCTGCTGCTGCTCGACGAGCCCGCCGATGGCCTCGATCCGCTCGCACGTCGACAGCTGCGCGACATCCTGCGGGCGGTCGCCGACCGCGGGGTCGGCATCGTGGTCAGCTCGCACATCCTGCGCGAGCTCGACGGCTTCGTCGACAGCGTGGCGCTGATCCAGAAGGGCAAGCTCGAGGTCCACGGCAGCGTCGACGACGTCATCGCGAAGTACGAGGTCGGACGTCGCCTGCACGAGGTCCACGTCACGCGCGGACTGCAGACCGCGATCGAGGTGCTGCGCAAGCACGAGGGCCTGGTCGAGCGCATCGAGCCGCTGCACAAGGGCGAGCCGCAGCCCGACCCCAAGACCGCCGATCGCGGCCTGCTCAAGGTCCGCATCCACGGCAGCGAAGAGCGAGCCGCGCACCTGCTGCGGGAGCTCGTGCTCGCCGACGTCGAGGTCATCGCCCTCGCGAAGGTTCGCAGCGACCTCGAGGACGTCTACCAGAGCATGGGCCGCGACGAGGTGAGCTGA
- a CDS encoding thioredoxin domain-containing protein, translated as MPTATAATSVPHDPRHHAGVCSRYRGGLATFSLLAMLVTAGCRRDPGALQGPTTGNARGEDAAGLPAFGSEGEAIGETERFKVEVGDAPVRGNPNAPVTVVMFSDFECGFCRQGYHTLRELEHRYEGRVRIAYKAFPLDFHSAALPTAIAARTAQSQGKFWEFHDRLFSDQRLDLERLFDYARDAGMDTEALAKDLDALAWGPEVRRDMRQARKLGVSSTPTFFINGRMISGARPIGEMSSIVDEELELADTWLAQGVAPSDLYAHAINGGYSAVQYTERRGLDPDGVFVVPLGKSPAIGPATAPVTIVAFGDFECPFCARGNDVISRLRARYGEKIRLVHKHNPLPFHSHAFVAARAAAAADAQGKFWPFHDALYETRAHFDEDTLDTIAKRIGLDMKRFRRDMAGRELDQVVDDDLALGAMLGVTGTPAYFVNGRPIEGALPELHFRLVIEEELERAATALERGVEPAKLYDTLCRTPIE; from the coding sequence ATGCCCACAGCCACGGCGGCGACGTCCGTCCCGCACGATCCACGGCACCACGCCGGCGTCTGCTCCCGATACCGCGGCGGACTCGCGACGTTCTCGTTGCTGGCGATGCTCGTCACCGCCGGATGCCGCCGCGATCCCGGTGCGCTGCAGGGCCCCACCACCGGCAACGCCCGCGGGGAGGATGCCGCGGGCCTGCCCGCGTTCGGCAGCGAAGGCGAAGCCATCGGCGAGACCGAGCGCTTCAAGGTCGAGGTCGGCGATGCGCCGGTGCGGGGCAACCCCAACGCGCCGGTGACCGTGGTGATGTTCAGCGACTTCGAGTGCGGCTTCTGCCGGCAGGGCTACCACACGCTGCGCGAGCTCGAGCACCGCTACGAGGGTCGCGTGCGCATCGCCTACAAGGCGTTCCCGCTCGACTTCCACTCCGCCGCGCTGCCGACCGCGATTGCGGCCCGCACCGCGCAGTCGCAGGGCAAGTTCTGGGAGTTCCACGATCGCCTGTTCTCCGATCAGCGGCTCGATCTCGAGCGGCTGTTCGACTACGCCCGCGACGCCGGCATGGACACCGAGGCGCTCGCGAAGGACCTCGACGCGCTGGCGTGGGGCCCCGAGGTGCGCCGCGACATGCGACAGGCCCGCAAGCTCGGCGTCAGCAGCACGCCGACCTTCTTCATCAACGGTCGCATGATCTCGGGCGCGCGTCCGATCGGCGAGATGTCGAGCATCGTCGACGAGGAACTCGAGCTCGCAGACACCTGGCTCGCGCAGGGCGTGGCGCCGTCGGACCTCTATGCCCACGCGATCAACGGCGGCTACTCGGCCGTGCAGTACACCGAGCGTCGCGGCCTCGACCCCGACGGCGTGTTCGTGGTGCCGCTCGGCAAGTCGCCCGCGATCGGCCCCGCGACCGCACCGGTGACGATCGTCGCGTTCGGCGACTTCGAGTGCCCCTTCTGCGCCCGCGGCAACGACGTCATCTCGCGGTTGCGCGCGCGCTACGGCGAGAAGATTCGCCTGGTCCACAAGCACAACCCGCTGCCGTTCCACTCCCACGCCTTCGTGGCCGCGCGGGCGGCCGCAGCCGCCGATGCGCAGGGCAAGTTCTGGCCCTTCCACGACGCGCTCTACGAGACCCGCGCGCACTTCGACGAAGACACCCTCGACACCATCGCCAAGCGCATCGGCCTCGACATGAAGCGATTCCGCCGCGACATGGCGGGCCGCGAGCTCGACCAGGTGGTCGACGACGACCTCGCACTGGGCGCGATGCTCGGTGTGACCGGGACCCCGGCCTACTTCGTCAACGGCCGCCCCATCGAGGGCGCGCTGCCGGAGCTGCACTTCCGCCTCGTCATCGAAGAGGAGCTCGAGCGCGCCGCCACGGCGCTCGAGCGCGGGGTCGAGCCGGCGAAGCTCTACGACACGCTGTGCCGCACACCCATCGAGTGA
- a CDS encoding NAD(P)/FAD-dependent oxidoreductase, with translation MNPISRPWSKHLPDGRWDYVVIGSGMGGMVAAALLAKLGKRVLVLEQHYVPGGFTHTFRRKAWSWDVGVHAVGEVTRHSMSGRLLAAITDDRLQWASLGPVYDEFHYPARDAADGDGFRIDFPDTPEGFRDNLLAAFPRERKAIDGYLAAVRQVAGAMKGYYSSRLLPRGAVASLAERTLARTAHVQLQRRVKDVIAELTDDPQLACVLTSQWGYYGAPPSRASFAMQALVTRHFIHGGYYPVGGSAAIARELLRTVADAGGHTMIHADVARIVVERGRVAGVELADGRRIACPRVISAAGVASTVTRLLPAELQHASWARSVAALEPAPAHVCLYLGLRGDIRRAGASPANKWFYEHWSSEQEAWQIDGPDPLPPAPVLYCSFPSLKDPLHDAGPEQLHTAEVVTFVPWSSFAPYRDLRWRKRGEAYEALKQRLHDRLLAQLLDHMPQLREHIAYSELSTPVSTDHFVRPMRGSIYGLAPTPERFATEALRPRAPIDGLFFAGSEVATVGVIGAAMGGVLAAVAAEPLRSVRWLATATRSRPGRG, from the coding sequence GTGAACCCGATCAGCAGGCCGTGGAGCAAGCACCTGCCCGACGGGCGCTGGGACTACGTCGTCATCGGCTCGGGCATGGGTGGCATGGTCGCAGCCGCGCTGCTCGCCAAGCTCGGCAAGCGCGTGCTCGTGCTCGAGCAGCACTACGTGCCCGGCGGCTTCACGCACACGTTTCGCCGCAAGGCCTGGAGCTGGGATGTCGGCGTGCATGCGGTCGGCGAGGTCACACGCCACAGCATGTCGGGCCGCCTGCTCGCGGCCATCACCGACGACCGCTTGCAGTGGGCGTCGCTGGGGCCGGTGTACGACGAGTTCCACTACCCTGCGCGCGACGCCGCCGACGGTGACGGCTTTCGCATCGACTTTCCCGACACGCCCGAGGGCTTCCGCGACAACTTGCTGGCCGCGTTCCCGCGCGAGCGCAAGGCGATCGATGGCTATCTCGCGGCGGTGCGTCAGGTCGCCGGCGCGATGAAAGGCTACTACTCGAGTCGGCTGTTGCCCCGCGGTGCGGTCGCATCGCTGGCGGAGCGTACGCTCGCGCGCACCGCCCACGTGCAGCTGCAGCGACGCGTGAAGGACGTCATCGCCGAGCTCACCGACGATCCGCAGCTCGCGTGCGTACTCACCTCGCAGTGGGGCTACTACGGCGCGCCCCCCAGTCGCGCGTCGTTCGCGATGCAGGCGCTCGTCACCCGCCACTTCATCCACGGCGGCTACTACCCTGTCGGTGGGTCCGCGGCGATCGCCCGCGAGCTGCTGCGCACGGTCGCCGACGCCGGCGGCCACACGATGATCCACGCCGACGTCGCGCGGATCGTCGTCGAGCGCGGGCGCGTGGCCGGGGTCGAGCTCGCCGATGGTCGTCGCATCGCGTGCCCGAGGGTGATCAGTGCGGCCGGCGTCGCCTCGACCGTGACACGGTTGCTACCCGCAGAGCTGCAGCACGCCAGCTGGGCCCGCAGCGTCGCCGCGCTCGAGCCGGCACCGGCCCACGTGTGCCTCTACCTCGGCCTGCGCGGTGACATCCGCCGCGCCGGAGCCTCGCCGGCCAACAAGTGGTTCTACGAGCACTGGAGCTCCGAACAAGAGGCGTGGCAGATCGACGGACCCGATCCGCTGCCGCCGGCGCCGGTGCTGTATTGCTCGTTCCCCTCGCTCAAGGATCCGCTCCACGACGCCGGCCCCGAGCAGCTGCACACCGCCGAGGTCGTGACCTTCGTGCCCTGGTCGAGCTTCGCGCCCTATCGCGACCTGCGGTGGCGCAAGCGCGGCGAGGCCTACGAGGCCCTCAAGCAGCGGCTGCACGATCGTCTGCTGGCGCAGCTGCTCGATCACATGCCGCAGCTGCGCGAGCACATCGCCTACAGCGAGCTCTCGACGCCGGTCTCGACCGATCACTTCGTGCGACCGATGCGAGGCTCGATCTACGGCCTCGCGCCGACGCCCGAGCGCTTCGCGACCGAGGCCCTGCGCCCACGCGCGCCGATCGACGGCCTCTTCTTCGCGGGCTCCGAGGTCGCGACCGTCGGCGTCATCGGAGCGGCGATGGGCGGCGTGCTCGCGGCCGTCGCCGCCGAGCCGCTGCGCAGCGTCCGGTGGCTCGCGACCGCCACCCGCAGCCGCCCGGGCCGCGGTTAG
- a CDS encoding nucleotidyl transferase AbiEii/AbiGii toxin family protein yields MAETLRQLGIDFSVVGGLAVSVRGEVRTTRDVDIAITIDQRGLEDLIVELRQRGYDIYKLVEHETAGRTATVRLFAPSGVLVDIIAASSGIEADIVAAATSITMESLGPVKVACAEDLLAMKVLSLSPRRPQDAVDAQVLLRANPDLDLSRVRMLLERIRERGYSRGQDLFGKLEQVMAAAGYDGESPRGA; encoded by the coding sequence ATGGCCGAAACGCTCCGGCAGCTCGGCATCGACTTCAGCGTCGTCGGTGGGCTGGCGGTTTCGGTACGCGGTGAGGTGAGGACGACCCGTGACGTCGACATCGCCATCACGATCGATCAACGCGGGCTCGAAGACCTCATCGTCGAGCTGCGACAGCGGGGGTATGACATCTACAAGCTCGTCGAGCACGAGACTGCCGGTCGGACGGCCACGGTCCGATTGTTCGCGCCATCGGGTGTGCTCGTCGACATCATCGCCGCGAGTAGCGGCATCGAGGCCGACATCGTTGCCGCTGCCACCTCCATCACGATGGAGTCACTCGGGCCCGTGAAGGTCGCGTGTGCAGAGGACCTCCTGGCGATGAAGGTGCTCTCGCTCTCGCCACGACGGCCCCAGGACGCCGTCGACGCGCAAGTCTTGCTTCGTGCCAACCCGGATCTCGATCTCTCACGGGTGCGGATGTTGCTCGAACGAATCCGGGAGCGTGGGTACAGTCGCGGCCAGGATCTCTTCGGGAAGCTCGAACAGGTGATGGCTGCGGCCGGATACGACGGAGAGTCCCCGCGCGGGGCCTAA
- a CDS encoding helix-turn-helix transcriptional regulator yields the protein MPIVSDAAIALVSDSRQARAALTPIRGRLLEALRTPGSAASLAATLDMPRQKLAYHVRALEAAGLVRLVEERQRRGCVERIVVACADAFVLDPSLVGAPRPAEVDAQDRFASDHLVRTAAEVVREVARMRKAADDEGKRLLTLTLEADLGFSSPADFDRFTAALTEAVAEIARSFAPRRGARRYRLLAAAHPAVANKPTTPTQ from the coding sequence ATGCCGATCGTGAGTGACGCCGCGATCGCCCTGGTCAGCGACAGCCGGCAGGCCCGCGCCGCGTTGACGCCGATCCGCGGGCGTCTGCTCGAGGCCCTGCGCACGCCTGGCTCGGCGGCCTCGCTGGCGGCGACGCTGGACATGCCGCGGCAGAAGCTCGCCTATCACGTGCGCGCGCTCGAGGCCGCGGGCCTGGTGCGCCTGGTCGAGGAGCGGCAGCGTCGCGGCTGCGTCGAGCGCATCGTGGTGGCCTGCGCCGATGCGTTCGTGCTCGACCCGTCGCTGGTCGGCGCGCCGCGTCCGGCCGAGGTCGACGCGCAGGATCGCTTCGCATCGGATCATCTGGTGCGTACCGCGGCGGAGGTGGTGCGGGAGGTCGCACGCATGCGCAAGGCCGCCGACGACGAGGGCAAGCGTCTGCTCACGCTCACGCTCGAGGCCGACCTCGGCTTCAGCTCGCCCGCCGACTTCGATCGCTTCACCGCCGCCCTCACCGAGGCGGTGGCGGAGATCGCCCGCTCGTTCGCCCCGCGCCGGGGCGCGCGTCGCTATCGCCTGCTCGCGGCGGCGCATCCCGCCGTGGCCAACAAGCCCACAACCCCCACGCAGTGA
- a CDS encoding NAD(P)H-dependent oxidoreductase, whose protein sequence is MSADALVPAETVALLDGTGQPRLTEAVLAAVAELGLSGPRHDLTAEVFAPCQGCFECWTDHPGTCKANDAANGVMRDVIGAELVLWTTRIRFGCWGPTAKAALDKSIGLLSPFFATVERETHHRRRYDRYPRWGVVAVVPPGTGDDERQLFRRLVARNAINVHSDRHAVVFVEENASVEEIRTSVRDALVQLRAGAPLPFAAQAAFAPRDPASGVPLDPARARHAVLWVGSAKAHGTSSSESLGRAMIERLAARGWTTEVAHVAKLVRLRRSQSSELVETLARADLIVLASPVYVDSLPALVLAGLARLADAPLGSRPPALLPIVQCGFPELAHTVLALEVLATAARRIGLPWAGHLALGGGGVIGGRPLDTLGGRVSHQTAALDAAADELDAGAPVSPATSARFARTFIGAGLYRVLGDLGWIGIAIRHGSLTKLWQRPFDDAAG, encoded by the coding sequence GTGTCCGCCGACGCACTCGTCCCCGCCGAAACCGTAGCCCTGCTCGATGGCACCGGACAGCCACGCCTCACCGAAGCCGTGCTGGCCGCGGTCGCCGAGCTCGGCCTGAGCGGGCCACGGCACGATCTGACTGCCGAGGTGTTCGCGCCCTGTCAGGGCTGCTTCGAGTGTTGGACCGATCATCCCGGCACCTGCAAGGCCAACGACGCCGCCAACGGCGTGATGCGCGACGTCATCGGTGCCGAGCTCGTGCTGTGGACCACGCGCATCCGTTTCGGCTGTTGGGGTCCGACGGCGAAGGCAGCACTCGACAAGAGCATCGGCCTGCTCTCGCCATTCTTCGCCACGGTGGAGCGCGAGACCCACCACCGTCGGCGCTACGATCGATATCCGCGCTGGGGTGTCGTCGCGGTGGTGCCACCGGGTACCGGTGACGACGAACGCCAGCTGTTCCGACGGCTGGTGGCACGCAACGCCATCAACGTGCACAGCGACCGGCACGCGGTCGTGTTCGTCGAGGAGAACGCGAGTGTCGAAGAGATCCGCACGAGCGTGCGCGACGCCCTGGTGCAGCTGCGCGCAGGAGCGCCGCTGCCGTTCGCGGCCCAGGCCGCGTTCGCGCCGCGGGATCCCGCCAGCGGCGTGCCGCTCGACCCTGCGCGAGCTCGCCACGCGGTGCTGTGGGTCGGCAGCGCGAAGGCCCACGGCACCAGCTCCTCGGAGTCACTGGGTCGAGCGATGATCGAGCGACTCGCGGCGCGGGGCTGGACCACCGAGGTCGCCCATGTCGCGAAGCTGGTGCGGCTGCGACGCTCGCAATCCTCCGAGCTGGTCGAGACGCTCGCACGCGCCGATCTGATCGTGCTCGCCAGTCCGGTGTATGTCGACTCGCTGCCGGCGTTGGTGCTCGCGGGCTTGGCTCGCCTCGCCGACGCGCCGCTCGGTTCACGACCACCTGCGCTGTTGCCGATCGTGCAGTGTGGCTTCCCCGAGCTGGCGCACACCGTGCTCGCGCTCGAGGTGTTGGCCACTGCCGCGCGGCGCATCGGGTTGCCGTGGGCGGGTCACCTCGCCTTGGGCGGCGGCGGCGTGATCGGTGGTCGCCCACTGGATACGCTCGGCGGGCGCGTGTCCCACCAGACCGCGGCGCTCGACGCCGCCGCCGACGAGCTCGACGCGGGTGCTCCCGTGTCGCCGGCGACCAGCGCACGGTTTGCCAGGACGTTCATCGGCGCGGGCCTCTACCGCGTGCTGGGCGACCTCGGCTGGATCGGCATCGCGATCCGGCATGGCTCGCTGACGAAGCTGTGGCAGCGGCCGTTCGACGACGCGGCGGGATGA
- a CDS encoding class I SAM-dependent methyltransferase, whose product MRSPVRLVSLFTLAALACTVQASTSSSNPNDTAVADPSAGKPVEQAEPATKPIEEPKPDPKAEAKKQYEAAMAELEAQFKAEQARWTPEMTAGVEKLSATKWRGVEQAMNQILKSPHRKPGNPERDQYRHPAKTLGFFGVKPTMHVYEVGPGGGWWTELLAPMLAAKGQLAVGMMDKNSDDDQVKYYARATEVLLDAAPALYGKVERIPTAPGAYDMGPAGSLDMILVMRMTHNLVRSGKFDVFLTKANETLKPGGILAIEQHRAPEGADPMQSADKGYVPEAWLIQQVEAAGFKLAGKSEINANPKDTKDYPKGVWTLPPTYAEGDKDKDKYTAIGESDRMTLKFVRPAKPAKAAVVGGVKAEKTPDASTKPITK is encoded by the coding sequence ATGCGCAGTCCTGTCCGTCTCGTCTCCCTGTTCACCCTCGCCGCACTCGCGTGCACGGTGCAGGCGTCGACCTCGAGCTCGAACCCCAACGACACCGCCGTCGCCGATCCGTCGGCCGGCAAGCCGGTCGAGCAGGCCGAGCCCGCGACCAAGCCCATCGAGGAGCCCAAGCCCGATCCCAAGGCCGAGGCCAAGAAGCAGTACGAGGCCGCGATGGCCGAGCTCGAGGCGCAGTTCAAGGCCGAGCAGGCGCGCTGGACCCCCGAGATGACCGCCGGCGTCGAGAAGCTGAGCGCCACCAAGTGGCGCGGCGTCGAGCAGGCGATGAACCAGATCCTGAAGAGCCCACACCGCAAGCCCGGCAACCCCGAGCGCGATCAATACCGGCACCCCGCCAAGACGCTGGGCTTCTTCGGCGTCAAGCCGACCATGCACGTCTACGAGGTCGGCCCCGGCGGCGGTTGGTGGACCGAGCTGCTGGCGCCGATGCTCGCCGCGAAGGGCCAGCTCGCGGTCGGCATGATGGACAAGAACTCCGACGACGATCAGGTGAAGTACTACGCGCGTGCGACCGAGGTCCTGCTCGACGCGGCGCCGGCGTTGTACGGCAAGGTCGAGCGCATCCCGACCGCGCCCGGCGCCTACGACATGGGCCCGGCCGGCTCGCTCGACATGATCCTGGTCATGCGCATGACCCACAACCTCGTGCGCAGCGGCAAGTTCGACGTGTTCCTCACCAAGGCCAACGAGACCCTCAAGCCCGGCGGCATCCTGGCCATCGAGCAGCATCGCGCGCCCGAGGGCGCCGACCCGATGCAGAGCGCCGACAAGGGCTATGTCCCCGAGGCGTGGCTGATCCAACAGGTCGAGGCCGCCGGCTTCAAGCTCGCGGGCAAGTCCGAGATCAACGCCAACCCCAAGGACACCAAGGACTACCCCAAGGGCGTGTGGACGTTGCCGCCGACCTACGCCGAGGGCGACAAGGACAAGGACAAGTACACCGCCATCGGCGAGAGCGATCGCATGACCCTCAAGTTCGTGCGCCCGGCCAAGCCTGCCAAGGCCGCGGTGGTCGGTGGTGTGAAGGCCGAGAAGACGCCCGACGCGTCGACCAAGCCCATCACGAAGTGA
- a CDS encoding sigma-70 family RNA polymerase sigma factor has product MAQASDDAELLVRWRAGDSTAADELFARHMAAVARVFRFKADEALDDLIQDTFLVCLERRDVVVAGAGLRPFLLGVAYNLLRRHFERRMGPRGRVDPMTTSLGQLDGHSPASVLSLARAQADVIEALRELPLEQQVALELFYWEDLSAPEIAGILGIPEGTVRSRLRIARDRLREALGARGVAPDAVEACARALR; this is encoded by the coding sequence ATGGCGCAAGCGAGCGACGACGCCGAGCTGCTGGTGCGATGGCGCGCGGGAGACTCGACCGCCGCCGACGAGCTGTTCGCGCGCCACATGGCCGCGGTCGCGCGGGTGTTTCGCTTCAAGGCGGACGAGGCGCTCGACGACCTGATCCAAGACACCTTTCTCGTCTGCCTCGAGCGCCGCGACGTCGTGGTCGCCGGCGCGGGATTGCGACCGTTCCTGTTGGGTGTCGCGTACAACCTCCTGCGTCGTCACTTCGAGCGGCGCATGGGCCCCCGTGGTCGCGTCGACCCGATGACGACGTCGCTGGGCCAGCTCGACGGCCACTCACCCGCGAGTGTGCTCTCGCTCGCGCGCGCGCAGGCCGACGTGATCGAGGCGCTGCGCGAGCTGCCGCTCGAGCAACAGGTCGCGCTCGAGCTGTTCTACTGGGAGGACCTGAGCGCACCGGAGATCGCCGGCATCCTGGGCATCCCCGAGGGCACGGTGCGCAGTCGTCTTCGCATCGCCCGCGACCGCCTGCGCGAGGCGCTCGGCGCCCGAGGTGTGGCCCCGGACGCGGTCGAGGCCTGCGCCCGCGCACTGCGCTAG